The following are encoded in a window of Castanea sativa cultivar Marrone di Chiusa Pesio chromosome 9, ASM4071231v1 genomic DNA:
- the LOC142608651 gene encoding uncharacterized protein LOC142608651: protein MMDSNFVVSEIVGKLRQNHIARIDELRGHIDTKNNHQLAYYKVCDAKQKTIVKIFGDWEEFYQRLRKLLLAYLDQDLGTQYTYWTIPSPIDGTTLLCYVFWAFAPCIAAFRYCRPVIRHVIPDEDICIISERHKGIKCAIAEWPIGDDGKLRDVEINALRSVDPDDPHLEHYMPYTYLMSEDVEKWTQSHDSGRRYGAMTTNISECFNGVLKGACGLPIAAMVEFTWCKLVAYFHDRHKEITSDCSQGKVWSDYAMRIHTTNLQKTSGHTVREFNHETSVYQVVTPYNDHRGGGGNHSHEVRVFARTCGCAKWQNIKIPCSHAIKVLQQLHLNATSYIDPCYSLENAIQTIQNKGSLTLYNFPTKKII from the exons atgatggattctaattttgttgtaTCAGAAATTGTGGGAAAATTGCGACAAAATCACATTGCTCGTATTGATGAGCTCCGGGGCCACATAGATACTAAGAATAATCATCAGCTTGCTTACTATAAGGTATGTGACGCAAAACAAAAGACAATTGTTAAGATATTTGGAGATTGGGAGGAGTTTTACCAAAGGTTgcgaaagttgttgttggcatacttggatcaggaTTTGGGTACCCAGTACACCTATTGGACCATACCTAGCCCCATAGATGGTACTACATTACTGTGCTATGTATTTTGGGCATTCGCTCCATGCATTGCTGCATTCAGATATTGCAGGCCagtgatca GGCATGTGATACCTGACGAGGACATTTGCATTATTTCTGAACGACATAAAGGCATCAAATGCGCCATTGCAGAGTGGCCTATAGGTGATGACGGAAAGTTACGG GATGTCGAGATTAATGCACTGAGGAGTGTAGACCCTGATGATCCCCATCTTGAACACTatatgccatacacatatctaatgagTGAGGATGTGGAGAAATGGACCCAGTCACATGATAGTGGAAGACGTTAcggggcaatgacaaccaatatctcTGAGTGCTTTAATGGGGTACTTAAAGGTGCCTGCGGTTTGCCCATTGCTGCAATGGTTGAGTTTACTTGGTGcaaacttgttgcatatttccATGATCGACATAAAGAAATTACTTCTGATTGCTCTCAAGGTAAGGTGTGGAGTGATTATGCAATGAGGATTCATACCACAAATTTGCAGAAAACTTCAGGACACACTGTGAGGGAATTTAATCATGAAACTAGTGTATATCAAGTGGTTACCCCGTACAACGACCATAGAggtggagggggaaaccacagtcatGAAGTGCGCGTATTTGCTAGAACATGTGGTTGTGCAAAGTGGCAAAATAttaagatcccttgttcacatgcaattaaagtTTTGCAGCAATTGCATCTCAATGCGACCAgctatattgacccatgttacaGTTTGGAGAACGCCATTCAAACAATCCAAAACAAGGGATCATTAACTTTGTACAACTTTCCTACTAAGAAAATCATATGA
- the LOC142608586 gene encoding small polypeptide DEVIL 16-like, translating to MAAAKESNINFTNNQHACEPCRSFGQKCSHIVKKQRARFYIVRRCIAMLVCWRDRGES from the coding sequence ATGGCAGCAGCGAAAGAAAGCAACATAAACTTCACCAATAATCAGCACGCGTGTGAGCCCTGCAGATCCTTTGGTCAGAAGTGCAGCCATATTGTGAAGAAACAGCGTGCTAGATTCTACATCGTCAGGCGTTGCATTGCAATGCTTGTTTGTTGGCGTGACCGTGGAGAGTCTTGA